A genomic segment from Flavobacterium sp. 9R encodes:
- a CDS encoding DUF2271 domain-containing protein: MKSFLKISLLTFISFLSFQATAQTSKYKCMLQMSNYVGEGAYIVVSLINPKGEYEKTLYVMGDDKKWYKTIKEWHKFQSKKQENISAKTGASVTGGDRSITTIDIEDAKINKGYKLRFESAVEDNKYYVADAEIPLSTEGLAAKTDGKGYIRYVRFNKI, translated from the coding sequence ATGAAATCATTCTTAAAAATAAGCTTACTTACCTTTATCAGTTTTTTATCTTTTCAAGCGACTGCTCAAACTAGCAAATACAAATGTATGTTGCAAATGTCAAATTATGTGGGTGAAGGTGCCTATATTGTCGTGTCGTTAATCAATCCAAAAGGAGAATATGAGAAAACACTTTACGTAATGGGTGACGATAAAAAATGGTACAAAACCATCAAAGAATGGCATAAATTCCAATCGAAAAAACAAGAAAACATTAGTGCCAAAACTGGAGCTTCTGTAACTGGAGGAGACCGCAGCATTACCACCATCGACATAGAAGATGCCAAAATCAACAAAGGCTACAAACTCCGTTTTGAAAGTGCTGTAGAGGACAATAAATACTATGTTGCCGATGCCGAAATCCCATTATCCACAGAAGGATTGGCTGCCAAAACAGATGGCAAAGGATATATCCGCTACGTACGATTCAATAAAATCTAA
- a CDS encoding FAD:protein FMN transferase: protein MSTKNLFLFLLVWSVSCHCQVLRKKTTLLMGGRFDITIVAQDSATAKENIDAVVAEITRIEHLISDWKPTSQISEVNQNAGIRPVKVDKEVFELTQRALEFSRITKGAFDISFAAMDRIWKFDGSMTEMPTAEAIKKSVEKVGYQNILLDSVQSTIFLKVKGMKIGFGALGEGYATDKCRAMMLAKGIPAGIINGSGDMSTWGTQPNGKPWNIGITNPFRPEKIMAVVPLRQEAVTTSGSYEKYVVFDGKRYSHIINPATGYPATGLCSVTVFGPNAETANGLSTSLMVLGHQQGLLLLEKFADYSCIMITDNGKVIRSKNFKKKLKAKL, encoded by the coding sequence ATGTCAACCAAAAATCTTTTCCTATTCCTACTCGTTTGGAGTGTTTCGTGTCACTGTCAGGTGTTACGAAAAAAAACGACTTTGCTTATGGGTGGGCGTTTTGACATTACGATTGTAGCCCAAGACTCAGCCACGGCAAAAGAAAATATCGATGCTGTTGTTGCCGAAATCACTCGAATTGAGCATTTGATTTCGGACTGGAAACCCACTTCACAAATTTCAGAAGTGAATCAAAATGCGGGTATTCGCCCTGTAAAAGTCGACAAAGAAGTATTTGAATTGACCCAAAGAGCGCTTGAATTTTCTAGGATTACCAAAGGTGCGTTTGACATTAGTTTTGCGGCTATGGATAGGATTTGGAAATTTGACGGGTCGATGACCGAGATGCCAACGGCAGAAGCCATAAAAAAATCGGTTGAAAAAGTGGGCTACCAAAACATCCTATTAGACTCCGTTCAATCGACCATTTTCTTGAAAGTAAAAGGAATGAAAATTGGTTTTGGCGCTTTGGGCGAAGGCTACGCAACCGATAAATGTCGCGCTATGATGCTGGCCAAAGGCATTCCCGCTGGAATCATTAATGGCTCTGGCGATATGAGTACGTGGGGAACACAGCCAAATGGCAAACCTTGGAATATTGGCATTACAAACCCTTTTCGACCCGAAAAAATTATGGCGGTCGTTCCATTAAGGCAAGAAGCCGTAACCACTTCTGGGAGTTATGAAAAATATGTCGTTTTTGATGGCAAACGCTATTCGCACATTATAAATCCCGCTACGGGTTATCCTGCTACGGGTTTGTGTAGCGTCACCGTTTTTGGCCCCAATGCTGAAACGGCCAATGGTTTGAGCACTTCGTTAATGGTTTTGGGACACCAGCAAGGATTGCTTTTACTCGAAAAATTCGCGGACTACAGCTGCATTATGATTACCGATAACGGAAAAGTGATTCGGTCGAAAAACTTCAAAAAGAAATTGAAGGCTAAACTTTAG
- a CDS encoding PepSY domain-containing protein: protein MTLSFWRYAHLVLAIFSSLFLVLAAVTGTILAVDAIQEKIPSYQVSNFDRITLAETLPVLRKTYPEITALSVDHNQFVLLEGIDQEGNDVNAYVDPTNGKILGKPTPKSEFIQWTTALHRSLFLKETGRFVVGFISFLLALIALSGLALIINRQRSIRSVFSKVVKENFAQYYHIITGRLALLPILIIAITGAYLTLEKFHFFIENDASATETVAQPSSKKQKTSFFKTALLADVTKIEFPFSDDPEEYFIIHLKDKEIEVHQVTGAVVTEKAIATTTQFKDLSLDLHTGRTNILWAVILGLASINLLFFIYSGFAMTLRRRASRIKNKFKAKDSEIILLVGSENGSTLRFANAVQQQFIALGKKAYLAEMNSYTQFPKAEQLLVFAATHGMGDAPSNADQFIELLEKITQKQKIKTAIIGFGSKSYADFCGFAYDVEAALAKQNWSETIVPLHTINDKSTEEFVAWIQLWNTATSLPLATTPSLYNAIPKGLQTFEVVTKTQVSTDEDTFLVNFKTPWTTKFQSGDLLAIYPANDSRERLYSIGKHNEKLQLVVKLHEYGLGSGYLNQLEIGVKIKARVITNTAFHFPKQANKVALISNGTGIAPFLGMIQESTPKTETYLYCGFRTETKSVASYTKLAQEMMNQQRLQSFNLALSRISNGCRVTQLVERDAAFFKVLLNENGVIMICGSLAMQKDVEKVLETLLEESNTSFSDYKAKGQILTDCY, encoded by the coding sequence ATGACTCTTTCCTTTTGGCGCTACGCACATTTGGTTCTAGCGATTTTCTCTTCCCTTTTTTTAGTCCTAGCAGCCGTTACGGGTACCATTCTAGCTGTAGATGCCATTCAAGAAAAAATACCTTCTTACCAAGTCAGTAATTTCGATAGAATAACGTTAGCAGAAACGCTTCCTGTTTTACGAAAAACCTATCCTGAAATAACAGCACTAAGCGTGGATCACAATCAGTTTGTTCTACTTGAAGGAATAGATCAAGAAGGTAATGATGTTAATGCCTATGTAGATCCAACCAACGGTAAAATTCTAGGGAAACCAACCCCAAAAAGCGAATTCATCCAATGGACTACGGCATTGCACCGCTCTTTGTTTTTAAAAGAAACTGGACGTTTTGTCGTTGGTTTTATTTCATTTTTATTGGCGCTTATTGCACTTTCTGGATTGGCGTTAATCATTAATCGTCAAAGAAGCATTCGTAGTGTGTTTTCAAAAGTTGTAAAAGAAAACTTCGCTCAATATTATCACATCATTACTGGAAGATTAGCGCTACTTCCAATACTTATCATTGCGATTACTGGGGCTTATCTTACGCTAGAAAAATTTCATTTTTTTATAGAAAACGATGCTTCAGCAACCGAAACTGTAGCTCAGCCTTCGTCCAAAAAACAAAAAACATCTTTTTTCAAGACGGCGCTTTTGGCTGATGTCACCAAAATAGAATTTCCTTTTTCGGATGATCCTGAAGAATACTTTATCATTCATCTAAAAGATAAAGAAATAGAAGTACATCAAGTAACTGGAGCTGTAGTTACAGAAAAAGCAATCGCAACCACCACACAATTTAAAGACCTTAGTCTCGATTTACACACCGGCAGAACCAACATTCTGTGGGCTGTAATTCTTGGTTTGGCTAGTATCAATCTATTGTTTTTTATTTATTCTGGATTTGCGATGACGTTGCGACGCAGAGCCAGTCGCATCAAAAATAAATTCAAAGCCAAAGACAGCGAAATCATTCTCCTCGTAGGTTCCGAAAACGGAAGTACCTTGCGATTTGCCAATGCTGTACAACAACAATTTATTGCTCTTGGTAAAAAAGCCTATCTCGCCGAGATGAATTCTTATACCCAGTTTCCAAAAGCAGAACAATTGCTCGTTTTTGCAGCAACTCACGGGATGGGCGATGCACCATCTAATGCGGATCAATTTATTGAATTACTAGAAAAAATTACACAAAAACAAAAAATAAAAACCGCTATCATTGGTTTTGGGTCTAAATCCTATGCTGATTTTTGTGGTTTTGCTTATGATGTAGAAGCTGCATTAGCAAAACAAAATTGGAGCGAAACCATCGTACCGTTACATACCATAAACGACAAATCAACAGAAGAATTTGTGGCTTGGATTCAGTTATGGAATACCGCAACTTCCTTACCACTTGCTACTACTCCATCGCTATACAATGCAATACCAAAGGGTCTACAAACTTTTGAAGTAGTTACCAAAACACAAGTATCCACAGACGAAGACACCTTTTTGGTCAACTTCAAAACGCCTTGGACGACCAAATTCCAATCGGGAGATTTGTTAGCTATTTATCCTGCCAACGATAGTAGAGAGCGTTTATACTCCATCGGTAAACACAACGAAAAACTACAATTGGTTGTCAAATTACACGAATACGGATTAGGTTCGGGTTATTTGAACCAACTTGAAATAGGGGTAAAAATAAAAGCCCGAGTAATAACGAATACTGCTTTTCACTTCCCGAAACAAGCGAACAAAGTTGCCTTAATTTCTAATGGAACTGGAATTGCGCCGTTCTTAGGAATGATTCAAGAGTCGACACCCAAAACGGAAACGTATTTGTATTGCGGTTTTAGAACCGAGACAAAAAGCGTTGCCAGTTATACAAAACTAGCGCAAGAAATGATGAACCAACAAAGGCTTCAAAGTTTTAATTTGGCCTTATCTAGAATATCGAACGGCTGTCGTGTGACACAGTTGGTTGAACGTGATGCGGCTTTTTTCAAAGTGCTGTTGAATGAAAATGGTGTCATTATGATTTGTGGCTCTTTGGCAATGCAAAAAGATGTAGAAAAAGTACTCGAAACCCTATTAGAGGAATCCAATACAAGCTTTTCAGATTACAAAGCCAAAGGGCAAATTTTGACCGATTGTTATTAG
- a CDS encoding DUF1573 domain-containing protein — MKNLIIVIATALFTISTYSQSGPKIQFSAPDNTIDYGKVSKNADNGIRTFEFKNTGDAPLQIINILSTKECSILSKPTSAIQPGQNGKIEVKYNMTPGPIRKTITVETNAVNQENGRVALKIKGEVI; from the coding sequence ATGAAAAATCTTATCATTGTAATAGCCACAGCGCTCTTTACCATTAGCACCTACAGCCAAAGTGGTCCAAAAATCCAATTTTCGGCACCCGATAACACAATCGATTATGGAAAAGTGAGTAAAAATGCGGATAACGGTATTCGTACTTTTGAATTTAAAAACACAGGCGATGCACCTTTGCAAATCATCAATATACTATCTACCAAAGAGTGTAGCATTTTAAGTAAACCCACATCGGCAATTCAGCCTGGACAAAATGGCAAAATAGAAGTAAAATACAATATGACTCCGGGACCTATCAGAAAAACCATCACTGTTGAAACCAATGCAGTAAATCAAGAGAATGGTAGAGTTGCCTTAAAAATCAAAGGAGAAGTTATATAA
- a CDS encoding valine--tRNA ligase, with protein sequence MSIPAQFDAKTIENKWYAYWMKNNYFHSEPDHRTPYTIVIPPPNVTGVLHMGHMLNNTIQDVLIRRARLKGFNACWVPGTDHASIATEAKVVAKLKSEGINKADLTREEFLKHAYDWTDKYGGTILEQLKQLGCSCDWDRTKFTMDPDMSASVIKSFVDLYNKGMIYRGYRMVNWDPEAKTTLSDEEVIYEEQQGKLFFLKYKIEGSEDFLTVATTRPETIFGDTAICINPNDERFAHLKGKKAIVPICGRVIPIIEDEYVDVEFGTGCLKVTPAHDMNDKTLGEKHNLEIVDIFNEDATLNSFGIHYQGKDRFVVRTEIAQELESIGALAKTEIHLNKVGTSERTKAVIEPRLSDQWFLKMDDLVKPAIKSVLEDGDIKLHPSRFNNTYAHWLNNIRDWNISRQLWWGQQIPAYFYGDGKEDFVVAENIEEALALAKEKTSNSSLLTSDLRQDPDALDTWFSSWLWPMSVFGGIMDPENEDFKYYYPTNDLVTGPDILFFWVARMIIAGYEYAGEKPFTNVYLTGLVRDKQRRKMSKSLGNSPEPLELIEKFGADGVRVGLLLSASAGNDIMFDEELCNQGKGFSNKIWNAFKLIKGWEVSETIPQPESSKVSIEWYEAKLQQALAEIEDNFEKYRISDALMGIYKLVWDDFCSWFLEMIKPAYQQPIDKATFDKAIEMLENNMKLLHPFMPFLTEEIWHLIADRTKEEALIVSTWPEIKPFNAALIADFENTIEVISGIRTIRKDKNIPFKDTIELKVVNNDNASTYFDAIVTKLGNITSLAYVSEKVDGALSFRVKSNEYFIPITGNIDVAAEIAKLTEELNYTKGFLKSVQGKLANEKFVAGAPEKVIEMERKKEADALAKIATIEQSLAGLK encoded by the coding sequence ATGAGTATTCCTGCACAATTTGACGCTAAAACCATTGAGAATAAATGGTATGCTTACTGGATGAAAAACAATTATTTTCATTCTGAACCAGACCATAGAACTCCTTATACCATTGTAATTCCACCTCCAAATGTTACGGGAGTTTTGCATATGGGGCATATGTTGAATAATACGATTCAAGATGTTTTAATCCGAAGAGCTCGTTTGAAAGGGTTTAATGCTTGTTGGGTACCAGGTACAGACCACGCATCGATTGCTACTGAAGCTAAAGTAGTGGCCAAATTAAAATCGGAGGGTATTAATAAAGCCGATTTGACTCGTGAAGAATTTTTGAAACACGCCTACGATTGGACAGATAAATATGGTGGAACAATTTTAGAACAATTGAAACAGTTAGGTTGTTCTTGTGATTGGGATAGAACCAAATTTACAATGGATCCAGATATGTCGGCATCTGTTATCAAATCTTTTGTGGATTTGTATAACAAAGGAATGATTTACCGCGGCTATAGAATGGTAAATTGGGATCCTGAAGCTAAGACTACATTATCTGATGAAGAGGTAATTTACGAAGAACAACAAGGAAAGTTATTTTTTCTAAAATACAAAATTGAAGGGTCAGAAGATTTCTTGACAGTAGCTACGACGCGCCCTGAAACGATTTTTGGAGATACTGCTATTTGCATTAATCCAAATGATGAACGCTTTGCCCATTTAAAAGGAAAGAAAGCGATTGTTCCTATTTGTGGTCGTGTGATTCCAATTATCGAAGATGAGTATGTAGATGTAGAGTTTGGAACGGGGTGCTTGAAAGTCACACCAGCACACGATATGAATGACAAAACCTTGGGTGAGAAACATAATTTAGAGATTGTCGACATATTCAATGAAGATGCGACTTTAAATAGTTTTGGTATACACTACCAAGGGAAAGATCGTTTTGTAGTTCGTACCGAAATTGCTCAAGAATTAGAGTCAATTGGTGCTTTGGCTAAAACCGAAATTCATTTAAATAAAGTAGGAACCTCTGAAAGAACTAAGGCGGTAATCGAACCAAGATTGTCTGACCAGTGGTTCTTAAAAATGGATGATTTAGTAAAACCAGCTATTAAGTCGGTTTTAGAAGATGGAGATATTAAATTGCATCCTTCTCGTTTTAACAATACGTATGCGCATTGGTTGAACAACATTCGCGATTGGAATATTTCCCGTCAATTGTGGTGGGGACAACAAATTCCAGCTTATTTCTATGGCGACGGTAAAGAAGATTTTGTAGTGGCTGAAAATATTGAAGAGGCTTTGGCGTTAGCCAAAGAAAAAACTTCTAACTCCTCACTTCTAACCTCTGACCTTCGTCAGGATCCTGATGCGCTTGACACTTGGTTTTCTTCTTGGTTATGGCCAATGTCTGTTTTTGGTGGCATAATGGATCCAGAAAATGAAGATTTTAAATACTATTATCCAACGAATGATTTGGTTACAGGACCAGATATTTTATTTTTCTGGGTAGCCAGAATGATTATAGCAGGATATGAATATGCTGGCGAAAAACCATTTACGAATGTGTATTTAACGGGATTGGTTCGTGATAAACAACGTCGCAAAATGTCGAAGTCTTTGGGGAATTCTCCAGAGCCTTTGGAATTAATTGAAAAGTTTGGTGCCGATGGTGTTCGTGTAGGATTACTTTTGAGTGCTTCTGCTGGAAACGACATTATGTTCGACGAAGAATTATGCAATCAAGGAAAAGGTTTTTCTAACAAAATTTGGAACGCTTTCAAATTGATCAAAGGTTGGGAAGTTTCTGAAACGATTCCACAACCCGAATCTTCAAAAGTATCCATTGAATGGTACGAAGCGAAGTTGCAACAAGCCTTAGCTGAGATTGAAGACAATTTTGAAAAGTATAGAATTTCAGATGCTTTGATGGGAATTTATAAATTGGTTTGGGATGATTTCTGTTCTTGGTTCTTAGAAATGATCAAACCTGCTTATCAACAACCAATTGATAAAGCTACGTTTGATAAAGCCATCGAAATGTTAGAAAACAATATGAAATTATTGCATCCATTTATGCCTTTCCTAACAGAGGAAATTTGGCATTTAATCGCGGATAGAACCAAAGAAGAAGCTTTAATTGTTTCAACTTGGCCAGAAATTAAACCGTTCAATGCGGCATTAATAGCTGATTTTGAAAATACAATCGAAGTAATTTCTGGAATTAGAACCATTCGTAAAGACAAGAACATTCCGTTTAAGGATACTATCGAATTAAAAGTGGTGAATAATGACAATGCTTCTACTTATTTCGATGCAATAGTAACTAAATTGGGGAATATAACTTCATTAGCATACGTTTCAGAAAAAGTGGATGGCGCTTTGTCTTTCCGTGTAAAATCAAACGAATATTTTATTCCAATCACAGGAAACATTGATGTAGCAGCTGAAATTGCTAAATTGACTGAAGAATTGAATTACACCAAAGGCTTTTTGAAATCGGTTCAAGGAAAATTAGCGAATGAAAAATTTGTAGCTGGTGCACCAGAGAAAGTAATTGAAATGGAACGCAAAAAAGAAGCGGATGCTTTAGCTAAAATTGCCACTATTGAGCAAAGTTTGGCTGGGTTGAAATAA
- a CDS encoding TonB-dependent siderophore receptor, translating to MKYILLPALLLAYFGSNAQENHQASAAANDKKSTIESFDFEMDTVKNKKGAVLNEVIVKAHKQRQPVTAIRSGLKPMDNPQTVQVIGAEIIEQQQAIRLSDVIKNANGIYVGSARGGAQESFFSRGYDMSANNMFKNGFRYNAGSIPEVSGLEKVEFLKGGAALLYGNVAPGGILNLVTKTPKFTDGGEFSIQMGSYNYYKPAFDVYGPLNQSIAYRFNGSYEKSESFRDFVTNDRIYFNPSFLFLLSEKTQITLQGDYLSADWTPDFGTGIIGKEILDLPRNQFFGAKWSNGNTKSSSASVQLHHDFNTNWKLNFNSSFQNYNRTQKSTAQISNLNTYAVPGTWNRGLVQNKNLEKIFGDQLSIQGTFYTGKVKHQIFTGVDYELSIADNYTYVFNEKAVMVNGKYDPSLYDTINLFSFNPDSQRNDIPNAANTQIAVTETSRFGGYAQDLISFTDKIKVLAGIRWSWQEAQVVTTDFTKNTVTEGAKNLNRAFSPKAGLVYQPNKTTTVFGSYSNSFTPNTGTTIDFKPLDPSIIDQYEVGIKKDFMKGLITTNITAYIIDNNNLAQTAPFAADGVTPNVNTNLKELVGGTRGKGIEIDINANPVKGLNILAGYSFNETKITKTSGTSGSLVEGDLLVRTPKHTANFSVFYKIPEGFFKGITIGGVANYIGDRIGGWNDRYVWTENKPTTNPKTYTITIEDRDIPLKGYTTVDVSVGYDWKKISLLCKVSNITNELNYTVHENYSVNPIAPTQVMAILKYKL from the coding sequence ATGAAATATATACTCCTCCCTGCTCTACTCTTAGCCTACTTCGGAAGTAACGCCCAAGAAAATCATCAAGCAAGCGCTGCTGCAAACGATAAAAAATCAACTATAGAATCCTTTGATTTTGAAATGGATACCGTAAAAAATAAAAAAGGTGCTGTTTTAAATGAGGTAATCGTTAAAGCGCATAAACAAAGACAGCCCGTAACAGCTATCCGTTCAGGTCTAAAACCAATGGACAACCCACAAACGGTTCAAGTTATTGGAGCTGAAATCATCGAACAACAACAAGCGATTCGATTGAGTGATGTGATTAAAAACGCTAACGGAATTTATGTTGGCTCCGCACGTGGTGGTGCGCAAGAATCATTCTTCTCAAGGGGGTATGATATGTCTGCCAATAATATGTTTAAAAACGGCTTTCGCTATAATGCAGGTTCTATTCCGGAAGTTTCGGGTTTAGAAAAAGTAGAGTTCTTAAAAGGTGGAGCAGCCTTATTATATGGAAATGTAGCTCCAGGAGGTATTTTAAATTTGGTAACCAAAACCCCAAAATTTACTGATGGAGGAGAATTTTCAATCCAAATGGGAAGCTATAACTATTACAAACCTGCCTTTGATGTTTATGGTCCTTTGAATCAATCCATCGCCTATCGTTTTAACGGTTCCTATGAAAAATCAGAAAGTTTTAGAGACTTTGTAACCAATGATAGAATTTATTTCAATCCTTCATTCTTATTTTTATTATCCGAAAAAACACAAATTACACTTCAAGGAGATTATTTAAGCGCCGATTGGACCCCTGATTTTGGTACAGGAATCATTGGGAAAGAAATATTAGATTTACCAAGAAATCAGTTCTTTGGAGCAAAATGGTCTAACGGAAACACCAAATCTTCAAGTGCATCGGTTCAATTACACCACGATTTTAATACTAATTGGAAATTGAATTTTAATTCATCGTTTCAGAATTACAACAGAACACAAAAATCTACAGCGCAAATTTCCAATTTAAACACGTATGCTGTTCCAGGCACTTGGAACAGAGGATTGGTTCAAAATAAAAATTTAGAGAAAATATTTGGTGATCAGTTAAGTATTCAAGGTACTTTTTACACTGGAAAAGTTAAACATCAAATCTTTACTGGGGTTGATTATGAACTGTCGATTGCTGATAACTACACCTATGTTTTTAACGAAAAAGCGGTTATGGTAAATGGAAAATACGATCCAAGTTTATATGACACTATCAATCTTTTTAGTTTCAATCCTGACTCACAAAGAAACGACATTCCAAATGCAGCCAATACACAAATTGCAGTTACAGAAACTAGTCGTTTTGGTGGATATGCACAAGATTTGATTTCATTTACAGATAAAATTAAAGTTTTAGCAGGTATTCGTTGGTCTTGGCAAGAAGCTCAAGTAGTAACCACAGATTTTACAAAAAATACAGTTACTGAAGGAGCTAAAAATTTAAATAGAGCGTTCTCTCCAAAAGCAGGCTTAGTTTATCAACCTAATAAAACTACGACGGTGTTTGGTAGTTATTCTAATTCTTTCACGCCTAATACAGGAACGACCATTGATTTTAAGCCACTTGATCCTTCTATCATTGACCAATATGAAGTAGGAATCAAAAAGGATTTTATGAAAGGACTAATAACCACAAATATCACTGCCTACATTATTGATAACAATAATCTAGCTCAAACCGCCCCTTTTGCAGCTGATGGAGTTACTCCCAATGTCAATACTAATTTAAAAGAATTAGTGGGGGGCACTAGAGGAAAAGGGATTGAAATTGACATCAATGCTAACCCAGTTAAAGGTTTAAACATTTTGGCAGGATATAGTTTTAATGAAACTAAAATTACCAAAACCTCAGGAACTAGTGGTAGTTTAGTAGAAGGAGACTTATTGGTTAGAACACCAAAACATACCGCCAACTTTAGTGTATTTTACAAAATTCCAGAAGGTTTTTTCAAAGGGATTACCATTGGTGGTGTTGCTAATTATATAGGTGACCGAATTGGCGGATGGAATGACCGTTATGTTTGGACAGAAAACAAGCCTACAACCAATCCAAAAACGTATACCATAACCATTGAAGACCGTGATATCCCATTAAAAGGATATACTACTGTTGATGTTTCTGTAGGCTATGATTGGAAAAAAATTTCATTATTATGCAAAGTTTCCAACATCACCAACGAATTGAATTACACCGTACACGAAAATTATAGTGTAAACCCAATTGCGCCAACTCAAGTAATGGCGATTTTGAAATACAAATTGTAA
- a CDS encoding PDZ domain-containing protein has protein sequence MRIALFFLLFFLGQYTNRAQEGFQFLANQTQVEIPFQLINNLIFVPITVNGIELNFLLDTGVEETLLFSLDDKKELNLYNVDKIQLRGLGSNESIEGLKSSNNYMFVRGLVSSKQSFYIILDQNFNLSAHIGIPVNGIIGTQFFKNNLVEIDYIRKKIKVSKLNAKYQKELDKKFVKIPISIEKAKPYFNVQLKMQDTYIQSKMLIDIGNSDAIWVFQNYTEGITVPKKNFDDFLGKGFSGDIEGKRAKISELKMADFKFTTPIVAFPDSSSLKHVKMVDNRVGSIGAEVFRRFKVVFDYERGTMYLKKNGNFKSHFKYNKSGIEIEQNGLKWVEDYVKLENNLLKPDGSSNEEFGKVINNYKYKFELKPNYVIANIRKKSAAERCGLRVGDELVSIGGVPVFKYSLQKINNLFMVEEDKNITIVVLRDNNKLKFTFRLESEL, from the coding sequence ATGAGAATAGCTCTTTTTTTTCTATTATTTTTTCTAGGACAGTATACTAATCGTGCGCAAGAAGGGTTTCAATTTTTAGCCAATCAAACTCAAGTTGAGATACCATTTCAATTAATCAATAATCTCATTTTTGTGCCCATTACCGTGAATGGTATTGAGCTTAACTTTTTATTGGATACAGGAGTAGAGGAGACTTTATTGTTTAGTTTGGATGATAAAAAGGAATTGAATTTGTATAATGTTGATAAAATTCAACTACGGGGTTTGGGCAGTAATGAGTCAATTGAAGGATTGAAGTCTTCTAATAACTATATGTTTGTAAGAGGGTTGGTTTCTTCAAAGCAAAGTTTTTATATCATTTTAGACCAAAACTTTAATCTCTCCGCACATATTGGTATCCCTGTAAATGGGATTATTGGAACACAATTTTTTAAAAACAACTTGGTAGAAATTGATTATATCCGAAAAAAAATAAAGGTTTCAAAACTCAATGCCAAATACCAGAAAGAATTGGATAAAAAATTTGTCAAGATTCCTATTTCAATCGAAAAAGCGAAACCTTACTTCAATGTTCAGTTGAAAATGCAGGATACTTATATTCAGTCAAAGATGTTGATTGATATCGGGAATAGCGATGCAATTTGGGTTTTTCAAAACTACACTGAGGGGATTACTGTGCCTAAGAAAAATTTTGACGATTTTTTAGGTAAAGGATTTAGTGGAGATATCGAAGGCAAAAGAGCCAAAATAAGTGAATTAAAAATGGCTGATTTTAAGTTTACTACTCCAATTGTTGCATTTCCAGATTCGAGTTCGTTGAAGCATGTTAAAATGGTCGATAATAGAGTAGGTTCTATTGGTGCAGAAGTTTTTAGGAGATTTAAAGTTGTTTTTGATTATGAAAGAGGTACTATGTACCTGAAAAAAAATGGAAATTTCAAATCTCATTTTAAGTATAATAAAAGCGGTATTGAAATTGAGCAAAATGGATTGAAATGGGTAGAAGATTATGTGAAACTTGAAAATAATCTTTTGAAACCAGACGGCTCAAGTAATGAAGAATTTGGAAAAGTAATTAATAATTATAAATATAAATTCGAGTTAAAACCGAATTATGTTATTGCTAACATTCGCAAAAAATCAGCTGCCGAAAGATGTGGTTTGCGAGTAGGAGATGAGCTTGTTTCTATTGGTGGCGTGCCAGTCTTTAAGTATTCGCTTCAAAAAATAAACAATCTTTTTATGGTGGAAGAAGATAAAAATATCACCATAGTGGTTTTGAGAGATAATAACAAATTAAAGTTCACTTTCAGGTTAGAAAGTGAACTTTAA